From Hymenobacter sediminicola:
CGCAACCAACCCGCAACAGCTGCAGCAGCAACGGGCACAGCTGCCTGGAACAGTAGCGGGCGTCCGGTTTCACTACTTGGGCTGGGAGCCGCGTATCACCCCTACCATGCTTGATTCGCAGCTTTTCAAGTACGACACTACGCTGGGCTTCGCGGAACACTTTGGCTTCAGGAATTCTTACTGCCGGCCTTTTCATCCCTTTGATTTCACGCGGCGCCTGGCCTGCACCTTTCTGGAAATTCCGCTCAACGTCATGGATGCTACGCTGCACCACCCTAACTACCTGCAACTGGCGCCCGACGAAATTCTGCCGGCCCTTATGCCTATGTTCCAGGAAATCGAGCGGTTCGGGGGCGTCTGCACGCTGCTCTGGCACAACGACCATTTCGACCCGGCCAATGCCACCACCGGCCCACGCCAGTTCGCGGAGCTGATGCAGTACCTTCGCAGCCGCAACACGGCCTTCGTCAATGGCCAAGATGTGGTGGAGTGGTGGGTTTCTGGATGACAGTTTTCCCATAGAAACCCACCTCTATCCACCAACTCACCACTCCACTAAGCCACTATTTTGGGTATCGTTCGGCGGCAGGGCCTGCGCAACACGGTTATTTCTTACATGGGGCTGGCCCTGGGCTTCGTGAATACGGTGCTAGTGCTGCCCAAAGTGCTGGAGCCGCACCAGATTGGCCTGACCAGCGTGCTGGTGGCGCTGGCTACCATGTTTGCGCAGGTGTCGGCCTTCGGGTTCGGCAACATGGGCATTCGGTTTTTCCCATATTTCCGGCAGCGCGAAGCCGGCCACCACGGGTTTCTGCCGTTTCTATTGGGCGTGCCGCTGCTGGGTTTTTCGCTGGTAGCGGCGCTGTATCTGTTGGGCAAGCCGCTGGTGTTGAGCTGGTATACCGAGGATGCGGCGTTACTCAACCAATATTACGTGTGGGGATTGGTGCTGGCCCTATTCACGCTGCTGCTCAACCTGCAGGATGCCTACCTGAAAGCCCTCTACCACACCGCCTTCTCCTCTTTCTCACAGGAAATAGTTCTGCGCCTGCTCATTACGGCCGGCGCGCTGCTCTTCGGCAGCGGCTACCTCGACTTTCACGGCTACGTGCTCTGGTACATCGGCGTCAATAGCAGTATTGCGCTGCTGCTCACGGTGTACACGGCCTTCATTGGGGAGCTGCATCTGCGGCCTACACGGGCGGTGCTGGGGGTGCGGCCGCTACGCGAGATGCTCAGCTTCGGGGCCTTTGCGCTGCTCGGCAACGTGTCGGGCGTCATCATCACCACCATCGACTCGCTGATGGTGGGCTCGAAGGTAAACTTCGACGGGGCGGGCGTGTACAGCGTGGCGTTTTTCATCAGCACGGCGCTGGTGCTGCCGTTCCGGGCGCTGTATAAGATTGCCTTTCCGCTGCTGGCCGATTACTGGAAAGACCAGGATTTGCCACGCATGGCCGATTTCTATCAGCGCACCACTCGCCTCAACACGCTACTGGGCTGCTATCTGGCTTTGGGCATTGCGCTCAACCTCGACTTCATCTTTGCCCAGATGAAACCGGCCTACGCTGTCGGTGCCACGTCGGTGCTTATCCTGCTGGCCGGCCGCCTCTTCGACGGCATTACGGGCGTCAACGGGCTCATCGTCGTCACGTCGCCGCGCTACCGCTACGACTTGCTGTTCAATGCCTCGCTGGCCGCCGCTACCGTGCTTATGAACCTGCTGCTGATTCCGCGCATGGGCCTGACCGGCGCCGCCGTAGCCGCCGCCATTGCCTTGGTTTCCATCAATATAGCCCGCACTTGGTTTGTATGGTACAGCTTCGGCCTACAACCTTTCGACCGGCGTGTGCCGCTGATTCTGCTGCTGGCTGCCGCCGCTGGTCTGGCCGCGTGGCTGGTGCCGTTCGTGTACTCGCTATTCGTCACGATGCTGCTTCGCTCCACGGTGCTAACGGCGGTGTATGGAAGTCTGCTGCTGCTTACTAATGCCGAGCCACAAGTGCGGGAGGTATTGAGGAAGCTATTGAAGCGGGTATAGACTGCGGCTACACTTATTTCTCTGCTCTTATTTCTGCTTAAATCAGTCTGCTGTCAAAGCCTAATTTAAGCACATTAATAATCTTTTTATCAACGCATTACATATAAATATTTCTTTAAAATTAAGTCTAATTCGACCCACTTTCGGTATGGCTATCTGCATGTGTAGAGCGACATTCAGCAGAAACTAACAGCTTACTGGTATGAGCAAGACACACATTCTGATGTACCTGCTGTTGAGTTGGGCCACCGTGCTCAGCTCGTCTTGTAAAAAGGAGGAAACAGTGGATGGCCTGCGCATGATTGATGGCATACCTTATTACCACTTCACTGACAGCGACAAACCATGGCTATCCGCGCAGGAAGGCGAAGTCTGGAGATTTGAGAACCAGCAAGGCGTACAGCGAGGGTATCGAGTCAACAAAGTCTATCAACAAAATAAAGCTGATAAAAGAGAATACGGCCCTCCTGGAATACCTAGTGGTACACCTAAACTTTTGAGCTACCACGACCGAGTAACTGTTTGGTTGAGTGCCACTGATAGCATGCGCGGAACACAGGAAATACAATTTCATCGTGACGCTGCGATGCTTTCAAATTCGATATCCGGGGGATACGACAAGAATCGAAGCCAGTTTTACGTGGAAGGAATGTGGTACGGGTTTGTTGGCAATACGAATTTGAACAGCGACTATTTCAATTGTTGGGGTTTGAAGTTCCCACGCGGTGAGAACTTGAATGGTCCATTTATGCAGATCACAGTCCGGGGCCGGCAGTACAACGATGTCATTGCATTCATTGGCACAGATAGAGGACCCTCTTGCCCATCGGCACCTTCCTCTTTCATGCAGGAACTGTACTACGACCGCCGCGCGGGAATGGTGAAGATGGTCAGCAAAGCGGGCGAAGTGTGGGAAAGAGTGCCATAGCGGAACACTCTTTCCCGCTCTTCGCCTACCGGCTCGCGTCTTCGGCATTCCCCAGCTTGCTGTGCTTGCGGCCGTACCCGAAATAGATGCCTAGGCCGATAGCCAGCCACACGGCCAGCCGCAGCCACGTTTCCCACGGCAACGACACCATCATCAGCACGCAGGTCAGGATGCCGAGAATGGGCACCAGCGGCACGAACGGCGTGCGGAAGCCGCGCGGCGCGTTAGGCTCTTTCTTGCGCATAATCAGGATGCCCACGCACACCATTACAAAGGCCAGCAGCGTGCCGATGCTCGTCATCTCGCCCACTACCGAAATGGGCACGAAGCCGGCAAACAGCGCAATAAACAGCCCCAGCAAAAGATTCGACTGCAATGGCGTGCGGAACCGCTCGTGAATGCGGGCGAAAACCGGCGGCAGCAGGCCGTCCTTCGCCATGGAGAAAAATACGCGGCTCTGCCCCAGCAAATCCACCAGAATCACGGACGTGTAGCCGATGATAATGGCCAGAATCACGGCCGACGACAGCCAGGCATACGGCGTTTTTTCGATGGCAATGGCCACTGGCGCCGCACTGTCCTTGAACTCGGTGTAGTTAGCTAGGCCGGTCATCACGTGGCCGAAAAGCACAAACAGCACCGTACACACCAGCAGCGAGCCAATGATGCCGATGGGCATATTGCGCTGTGGATTCTTGGTCTCCTGCGCCATAGTAGCCACAATATCGAAGCCGATGAACACGAAGAATACTACGCCGGCCCCGCGCAGAATGCCGCTCCAGCCAAACTCGCCGAATACACCCGTATTCTGCGGAATGTATGGCTGGTAGTTAGCCGGATCAATGTATTGCCACCCCAGCCCGATAAACACCAGCACCACGGCCACTTTCAGCGTGACTACCAGCGCATTGAACCACGCTGAGCCTTGCGTGCCACGAATAATAATCATGGTAATGGCCAGCACAATGAGCATGGCCGGTACGTTCACAAAGCCGTGTACGATGCTTCCATCGGCGAGCTTGGCCGTTTCGAAAGGGGAAAGCACGAGCTGCGGTGGCAGGTTGATACCGTATTTGCTCAAGAATTTGAGCAGGTACTGCGACCAACTGATGGCTACCGTGGCAGCCCCCACCGAGTATTCCAGCACCAAGTCCCAACCGATAATCCAGGCAAACAGCTCACCCATAGTGGCGTAGGCGTAGGTGTAGGCTGAGCCGGACACAGGTACCATGGAGGCAAATTCGGCGTAGCACAGCGCTGAAAACGCACAACCCACCGCCGCCACAATGAAGGAAAGCGTAACGGCCGGCCCGGCATTGTTGGCGGCCGCAATACCGGTGAGGGAGAACAGGCCCGCCCCGATGATAACACCAATGCCGATGGTGATGAGATTGAAGCCGTTCAGGCTTCGTTTGAGAGTGTTAGCGCCCGTTTCAGCCGCTTCCTGCCGCAGCAGTTCCAATGATTTTTTAAGCATACAATAGGGCAGCACGAAGCGCAGCTTCGCGGATCAGTGAACAGGCCGGCGCCATCTGCCACGGGCAGAAGCGCAGAGCCGCATGCCAGCTAGGCAAGCGGGCCGGGCAGCCAGAAAATACAGGGGAAGAAAACGCAGGCAGGCATCAGCCTAGCCCATTACCAACCGACAAGGGATAGACCCGATCAGCAATTCCAGGTGCACTCAGCAGCAACAACAGCCTGTGCTACAACAGCCCCGGGCCTCCATAGGTAGGCGCCGGAAAGCAGCAGAAACAACGAAACGGGCAGTAAGGCGAGGCAGGAAATCCACGGCAACTTGTTTTTATATGGTCAGGAATTGGCACCGTTCCGGCAGTATCCGGGTGGTTGCCGACGCTTCATAGAGCCTGTCTCTCAGCGCCTCTGTATAAAAACAATCCTTTGTCGGTAAAGAATTGATGCGGCAAAGGTACGTTCGGCCGACGTGCATTTACAAACCGGCGTGTGGTACTTCCATAGCCACCTTGCGAAGAGCCGACCACACATTGCAGGTAAAGTTTAACCCCACTATTGACTTTTTTTTATTTCACCCGAACTATTCTATTTGAAAAAACTGGCATCTGAGTTGCGTATAGGCATTCCACAAGCACAAAAACTGCCCTCAAAGCGCAAGTGCCTCTTTTCTCAAATTCAACAATTCTAATACCTCTGTCATGAAAAATCCTCTCGTTCTGCTCGCTGTTTTTGCCTTTTCGGTTAGTGTAGCTTCAGCCCAGACAGCTACCACCAAACCCGACCGCAAGGCCAGAATGGAGCAGGCCGGCAAAACGCCAAAAACACCCGAACAGCGCGCCGACCACGCCGCGCAACGCCTCGCAAAGGAGTTGGGTTTATCCGCCGCTCAGACGGCACAAGTGCGTGAGCTGCACATTGTCCGGTACAAGGAAATGGAGGCCAAGCGCGCCCAGCTTGCCACCACCGACAAAACCCAGCGCCATCAGGCAATGAAGGCTGGCAAGGAGCGGTACGAAGCGCAGCTCAAACAAATCCTGAGTGCCGAGCAGTACACCAAATACGCCCAGCTGCGCGCTGAAAAAGCCGAAAAGCACAAAGGCCACCGCAAAGCCAAAGGTTAGTTTTCGCAGTGAATAAGCAAAGAGCCCCGCCAGCATTGGCGGGGCTCTTTTGTGCTTTGGTATTTTGAAAATACCGAGTCATCTTGAGCGGAGCGAAGGACCTTGTTATGCCCGACGCCGTTGATACTTGTGGGGGCGTGATAAGGTCCTTCGCTCCGCTCAGGATGACAACTCCTTTTTCGGTTCTTGGCCCTCAAACCAGCGCATGCGGTAGCAGTTGATAGCGGTTTCGCCAAGCTGCTCCAGAAGGCGGTAGTTAGCCACTGCTCCTACTGCCGCCCCAATAACGGGTACCAGCTGGGCCATTTTAGCGAGGTCGATGTAGTCGCGGTACTCCTGCTGGAAGGTGCGCCAATCGAAGTCGTGCACGTCGGGCGGAAGCGTGTGGCGGTAGGTTTCCCAGGTGGCAAGGCGCTGGTAGGTTTCATTGCGGGTGTGCTGGCTGCTGAAGGCCAGCTGGAAAATGTGCAACAGATAAACCCGCTCGGAATAGTCGCGCGCATCGTAGCCGTAGAGGGCGGCCACATCGAAAAGCAGCTTGAGCTTGATGCTGAGCAGCAGCGGAAAATCGGCGAGGCCGAGCAGGAAGCCACCGGCGCCCGTCACGGCTCCTTCGGCGGCGGCTGTATTGCGGTAGGCCCGGATGCGGCGTTGCACGGCCTCTTCGCGCTCCGCCAGCGTGCCCGTAAGAAGTGGCTTCTGCGTGACATACTCGGAGCCAAACAACACGCCGCGCACCATCTGCTTGATAGCCGAGGTAATAGCCGCGTGCACCTTTTCCGGTAGCAACGCATTCAACCGCGCCTGCACACGCCGCGCCACCCGGTTCAGCAGCGAAGGAGGCTGCTGCATCCGGCGCTGCCAAGCATACAGTTCGTCACGGGCAGGTTGGTCGGCGGGAGTCATATGAAATTGCTCGATGCTACAAGTCCTACGGTTTGCCTTTGATATAGAAAATGTCTCGTACCACAAAGGTGGTGTCTATACCAAGATTAGTTGTTTGAAAGTCAACCCTTGCAGCGTAAGTCCAGATATAGGGCCTGAGCTCTCCGTGTTTGATGGGTTCAATAACAGGAGTGAATTTTACAATTCCGGTGTCGCCTACCATTATAGCCGAATCACGCATAGTCATTTTGCCCTAGGAACTATAGAGCACTACAACGGGCCGCTGTATAGTATTTGATTTAGCCATATCAGAAAGTAATGGATGACTTAGATAGACTTTAACTGAAAAAAGGCTCTCCTACCTCAATTGCATCTCTACTTCCAGAGTTTAAGGCGTTTATTGATATCTGCTCTGAAACCGGTGCGACAGACACTGCCTGAGGACTGTCGGTATTACCTGAACAGCCGAATAGTATACAGCAGCCGAATAGGATTGCATACGCGTTTCTGAAATTGCTCATAACAAATATGAGAACTACTTGAGGTTGTATATCCGCTCGATAATCTCCACGACTTTCATTCCTTCCAGCGCATTGGTGGTGGCGAAACCGCGCTTCTGAATGGTGTCTACTACGTTTTCGATGACCTGGACGTGGTTGGCGGCGCTGCCCTGGTAAGGGCCGTAGTCGTTGGCGGGGTTGGTGGGCGGTAGTGTGGGCAGCTGGTATTCCTGGAGGTGGCAGTACTCTACTTTGTCCATGTACTGGCCGCCGAGGCGCAGGCTGCCGCGCTCGGCTACCACCGTGAGGGAGCTTTCGAGGTTTCGGTCCCAGACGGCGGTGCTGTATTGCAGGGTACCGCTGCCACCG
This genomic window contains:
- a CDS encoding lipopolysaccharide biosynthesis protein, with the translated sequence MGIVRRQGLRNTVISYMGLALGFVNTVLVLPKVLEPHQIGLTSVLVALATMFAQVSAFGFGNMGIRFFPYFRQREAGHHGFLPFLLGVPLLGFSLVAALYLLGKPLVLSWYTEDAALLNQYYVWGLVLALFTLLLNLQDAYLKALYHTAFSSFSQEIVLRLLITAGALLFGSGYLDFHGYVLWYIGVNSSIALLLTVYTAFIGELHLRPTRAVLGVRPLREMLSFGAFALLGNVSGVIITTIDSLMVGSKVNFDGAGVYSVAFFISTALVLPFRALYKIAFPLLADYWKDQDLPRMADFYQRTTRLNTLLGCYLALGIALNLDFIFAQMKPAYAVGATSVLILLAGRLFDGITGVNGLIVVTSPRYRYDLLFNASLAAATVLMNLLLIPRMGLTGAAVAAAIALVSINIARTWFVWYSFGLQPFDRRVPLILLLAAAAGLAAWLVPFVYSLFVTMLLRSTVLTAVYGSLLLLTNAEPQVREVLRKLLKRV
- a CDS encoding amino acid permease, which codes for MLKKSLELLRQEAAETGANTLKRSLNGFNLITIGIGVIIGAGLFSLTGIAAANNAGPAVTLSFIVAAVGCAFSALCYAEFASMVPVSGSAYTYAYATMGELFAWIIGWDLVLEYSVGAATVAISWSQYLLKFLSKYGINLPPQLVLSPFETAKLADGSIVHGFVNVPAMLIVLAITMIIIRGTQGSAWFNALVVTLKVAVVLVFIGLGWQYIDPANYQPYIPQNTGVFGEFGWSGILRGAGVVFFVFIGFDIVATMAQETKNPQRNMPIGIIGSLLVCTVLFVLFGHVMTGLANYTEFKDSAAPVAIAIEKTPYAWLSSAVILAIIIGYTSVILVDLLGQSRVFFSMAKDGLLPPVFARIHERFRTPLQSNLLLGLFIALFAGFVPISVVGEMTSIGTLLAFVMVCVGILIMRKKEPNAPRGFRTPFVPLVPILGILTCVLMMVSLPWETWLRLAVWLAIGLGIYFGYGRKHSKLGNAEDASR
- a CDS encoding DUF4890 domain-containing protein; translation: MKNPLVLLAVFAFSVSVASAQTATTKPDRKARMEQAGKTPKTPEQRADHAAQRLAKELGLSAAQTAQVRELHIVRYKEMEAKRAQLATTDKTQRHQAMKAGKERYEAQLKQILSAEQYTKYAQLRAEKAEKHKGHRKAKG
- a CDS encoding EcsC family protein; this encodes MTPADQPARDELYAWQRRMQQPPSLLNRVARRVQARLNALLPEKVHAAITSAIKQMVRGVLFGSEYVTQKPLLTGTLAEREEAVQRRIRAYRNTAAAEGAVTGAGGFLLGLADFPLLLSIKLKLLFDVAALYGYDARDYSERVYLLHIFQLAFSSQHTRNETYQRLATWETYRHTLPPDVHDFDWRTFQQEYRDYIDLAKMAQLVPVIGAAVGAVANYRLLEQLGETAINCYRMRWFEGQEPKKELSS